Proteins encoded together in one Agromyces sp. 3263 window:
- a CDS encoding ANTAR domain-containing response regulator, which produces MTDSEETQPPAPRRVVVAEDESLIRLDIVEILRDNGYEVVGEAGDGETAVALATELRPDLVIMDVKMPQLDGISAAERLSKGHIAPVVLLTAFSQKELVERASEAGALAYVVKPFTPNDLLPAIEIALARHAQIIALEAEVGDLVERFETRKLVDRAKGLLNEKMGLTEPEAFRWIQKASMDRRLTMKDVSQAIIEQLAPKK; this is translated from the coding sequence GTGACTGACAGCGAAGAGACCCAGCCGCCCGCGCCGCGCCGCGTCGTCGTCGCGGAGGATGAGTCGCTCATCCGCCTCGACATCGTCGAGATCCTCCGCGACAACGGCTACGAGGTCGTCGGCGAGGCCGGAGACGGCGAGACCGCCGTGGCACTCGCGACCGAGCTGCGCCCCGACCTCGTCATCATGGACGTGAAGATGCCGCAGCTCGACGGCATCTCGGCGGCCGAGCGCCTCTCGAAGGGCCACATCGCGCCCGTCGTGCTGCTCACGGCGTTCAGCCAGAAGGAGCTCGTCGAGCGGGCGAGCGAGGCGGGTGCGCTGGCCTACGTCGTCAAGCCGTTCACGCCCAACGACCTGCTGCCGGCGATCGAGATCGCACTCGCCCGCCACGCGCAGATCATCGCGCTCGAGGCGGAGGTCGGCGACCTCGTCGAGCGGTTCGAGACCCGCAAGCTCGTCGACCGGGCCAAGGGCCTGCTCAACGAGAAGATGGGCCTCACCGAGCCCGAGGCGTTCCGCTGGATCCAGAAGGCGTCGATGGATCGCCGCCTCACCATGAAGGACGTCTCGCAGGCGATCATCGAGCAGTTGGCGCCGAAGAAGTAG
- a CDS encoding glutamate synthase subunit beta — MADPKGFLKVTERELPKRRPVPVRIMDWKEVYEQGDPAQLRRQAGRCMDCGIPFCHQGCPLGNLIPEWNDLMWRGEGRAAIERLHATNNFPEFTGRLCPAPCESACVLGINQPAVTIKQVEVSIIDQAFGNGWVQPQPPGRLTGKTVAVVGSGPAGLAAAQQLTRAGHTVAVFERDDRIGGLLRYGIPDFKMEKRHLDLRLAQMTAEGTRFRAGVNIGVDITWEQLRERYDAVVVATGAMVPRDLPIPGRDLPGVHFAMEYLTQSNRHLAGDQVFDQISAEGKHVVVLGGGDTGADCIGTAHRQGALSVTNLAIGKEPGTTRPAEQPWPMHPTVFEVQSAHEEGGNRHYLASTVEFLANDAGEVRAIRVAETEYLDGRRVPKAGTEREIPADLVLLALGFTGPETRELDEQLQLPVTDRGNIARDGDYSTSQPGVYVAGDAGRGQSLIVWAIAEGRAAASAVDRYLEGDTDLPSPIPAHARAFAI; from the coding sequence GTGGCTGACCCGAAGGGCTTTCTGAAGGTCACCGAGCGCGAGCTGCCCAAGCGGCGTCCCGTGCCGGTGCGCATCATGGACTGGAAAGAGGTCTACGAGCAGGGCGACCCCGCCCAGCTCCGCCGGCAGGCCGGACGCTGCATGGACTGCGGCATCCCGTTCTGCCATCAGGGCTGCCCGCTCGGCAACCTCATCCCCGAGTGGAACGACCTCATGTGGCGTGGCGAGGGCCGCGCGGCGATCGAGCGCCTCCACGCGACGAACAACTTCCCCGAGTTCACGGGCCGGCTCTGCCCGGCGCCCTGCGAGTCGGCGTGCGTGCTCGGCATCAACCAGCCCGCCGTGACCATCAAGCAGGTCGAGGTCTCGATCATCGACCAGGCGTTCGGCAACGGCTGGGTGCAGCCGCAGCCCCCCGGCCGCCTCACCGGCAAGACGGTGGCGGTCGTCGGGTCGGGACCCGCGGGCCTCGCGGCCGCACAGCAGCTCACTCGGGCCGGACACACCGTGGCGGTCTTCGAGCGCGACGACCGCATCGGCGGTCTCCTGCGCTACGGCATCCCCGATTTCAAGATGGAGAAGAGGCACCTCGACCTGCGGCTCGCGCAGATGACCGCCGAGGGCACCCGCTTCCGCGCGGGCGTCAACATCGGCGTGGACATCACGTGGGAGCAGCTGCGGGAGCGGTACGACGCGGTCGTCGTCGCGACCGGGGCCATGGTGCCGCGCGACCTGCCGATCCCGGGCCGCGACCTGCCCGGCGTGCACTTCGCCATGGAGTACCTCACGCAGTCCAACCGCCACCTCGCCGGCGACCAGGTCTTCGACCAGATCAGCGCCGAGGGCAAGCACGTCGTCGTCCTCGGCGGCGGTGACACCGGCGCGGACTGCATCGGCACGGCCCACCGCCAGGGTGCGCTGTCGGTCACCAACCTCGCCATCGGCAAGGAGCCGGGCACGACGCGTCCGGCCGAGCAGCCGTGGCCGATGCATCCGACCGTCTTCGAGGTGCAGAGCGCCCACGAGGAGGGCGGCAACCGCCACTACCTCGCGTCGACGGTCGAGTTCCTCGCGAACGACGCCGGCGAGGTGCGCGCGATCCGCGTGGCCGAGACCGAATACCTCGACGGACGTCGCGTGCCCAAGGCCGGCACCGAGCGCGAGATCCCGGCAGACCTGGTGCTCCTGGCCCTCGGGTTCACCGGCCCCGAGACGCGCGAGCTCGACGAGCAGCTGCAGCTCCCGGTCACCGACCGGGGCAATATCGCGCGCGACGGCGACTACTCGACATCGCAGCCCGGCGTGTACGTCGCCGGCGACGCCGGTCGCGGCCAGTCGCTCATCGTGTGGGCCATCGCCGAGGGCCGCGCTGCGGCATCCGCCGTCGACCGGTACCTTGAAGGCGACACCGACCTGCCCAGCCCGATCCCGGCGCACGCCCGCGCCTTCGCGATCTAG
- the polA gene encoding DNA polymerase I, with amino-acid sequence MPDADKPTLLVIDGHSLAFRAFYALPVDSFSTRDGQHTNAIHGFLSMLLLLLANEKPSHLAVAFDRSRQSFRTREYAEYKGNRGETPVEFKGQVPLLQEALQAMGIRTIEKEDFEADDILATLATQASADGYRVLLVSGDRDTIQLVDDDVTLLYPNTQGVSQLKRYDTAAVIERYGIRPEQYPDVAALVGETSDNLPGITKVGEKTAVKWLGLYGDLEGILAHADEIKGVAGQNLRDQRENAERNRRLNRLVRDVPLEVVLDELEAKPIDVESVRPLFERLEFRTLLERLTKLAAGDLNGNGGGRVAAGTGAPAASAPAVEEIASAPAPTAPSPQRLGGDALASWLERATAAEPAGLGLSLEIADGRVIGAGIAASDETVQLAWQAGAADAAPFEAWLAGDAPKIMTDAKAQLKAAARSGLPVAGLVLDTLVAGWLIRPILAEKSLADLVSFHLGETVPQSDPSLLVPEEGSDAGAPEYAWYTLRLAPVVLRALSEGSRRLLAEVEMPLVPVLAAMELRGVTVDHAELASLSSELGSRAMALAQAAYAEIGREVNLGSPKQLQEVLFEQLGMPKTRSTKTGYTTDASALADLQESNPHPFLGYLLEHRDVTKLRQIVESLDKSIAADGRIHTSYGQVGAATGRMSSNDPNLQNIPIRTEDGRRIRKAFRHGPEYTELLTADYSQIEMRIMAHLSGDPGLIEAFNAGEDLHRFVGARVFSVEPSDVTSLMRTKVKAMSYGLAYGLSAFGLSKQLRIDRAEAQQLMREYFERFGSVRDYLRGVVEQAKVDGYTETIFGRRRPFPDLSSPNRVLRENAERAALNSPIQGSAADIMKIAMTSVEADIASKGLESRMLMTVHDELIFEVADGESDVLEQVVRDRMANAAELLVPLDVQIGRGSNWDDAAH; translated from the coding sequence GTGCCGGACGCAGACAAGCCCACCCTTCTCGTGATCGATGGCCATTCGCTGGCCTTCCGGGCCTTCTACGCCCTTCCGGTCGACAGCTTCTCCACTCGTGACGGGCAGCACACGAACGCCATCCACGGGTTCCTGTCGATGCTGCTGCTGCTGCTGGCCAACGAGAAGCCGTCGCACCTCGCGGTCGCGTTCGACAGGTCGCGCCAGTCGTTCCGCACCCGGGAGTACGCCGAGTACAAGGGCAACCGGGGCGAGACGCCCGTGGAGTTCAAGGGCCAGGTGCCGCTCCTGCAGGAGGCGCTCCAGGCCATGGGCATCCGCACCATCGAGAAGGAGGACTTCGAGGCAGACGACATCCTCGCCACCCTCGCCACGCAGGCGTCGGCCGACGGCTACCGCGTGCTGCTCGTCTCGGGCGACCGCGACACCATCCAACTCGTCGACGACGACGTGACGCTGCTCTATCCGAACACGCAGGGCGTGTCGCAGCTCAAGCGCTACGACACCGCCGCGGTGATCGAGCGCTACGGCATCCGCCCGGAGCAGTACCCCGACGTCGCCGCCCTGGTGGGCGAGACGAGCGACAACCTGCCCGGCATCACGAAGGTCGGCGAGAAGACCGCGGTGAAGTGGCTGGGCCTCTACGGCGACCTCGAGGGCATCCTCGCGCACGCCGACGAGATCAAGGGCGTCGCCGGGCAGAACCTGCGCGACCAGCGCGAGAACGCCGAGCGCAACCGCCGGCTCAACCGGCTCGTGCGCGACGTCCCGCTCGAAGTGGTGCTCGACGAGCTCGAGGCCAAGCCGATCGACGTGGAGTCGGTGCGTCCGCTCTTCGAACGCCTCGAGTTCCGCACGCTCCTCGAGCGGCTCACGAAGCTCGCCGCCGGCGACCTCAACGGGAACGGCGGCGGGCGTGTCGCCGCCGGCACCGGTGCGCCCGCGGCATCCGCCCCTGCCGTCGAAGAGATCGCCTCCGCTCCCGCACCGACCGCTCCGTCGCCGCAGCGACTCGGCGGTGACGCGCTCGCGTCGTGGCTGGAGCGCGCGACGGCCGCTGAACCCGCAGGACTCGGACTGAGCCTCGAGATCGCCGACGGGCGCGTGATCGGGGCCGGCATCGCGGCCTCCGACGAGACGGTCCAGCTCGCCTGGCAGGCCGGTGCCGCCGACGCGGCGCCGTTCGAAGCCTGGCTCGCCGGTGACGCGCCCAAGATCATGACCGACGCCAAGGCGCAACTCAAGGCGGCCGCGCGATCGGGCCTCCCGGTCGCGGGTCTGGTGCTCGACACGCTCGTCGCCGGGTGGCTCATCCGGCCGATCCTGGCGGAGAAGTCGCTGGCCGACCTCGTCTCGTTCCACCTCGGTGAGACCGTCCCGCAGTCCGACCCCTCGCTGCTCGTTCCCGAGGAGGGAAGCGACGCGGGCGCTCCCGAGTACGCCTGGTACACGCTCCGGCTCGCGCCCGTGGTGCTGCGCGCGCTCTCCGAGGGCTCCCGCCGACTGCTCGCCGAGGTCGAGATGCCGCTCGTGCCGGTGCTCGCCGCGATGGAGCTGCGTGGCGTCACGGTCGACCACGCCGAGCTCGCCTCCCTCTCGTCCGAGCTCGGTTCGCGTGCCATGGCGCTCGCGCAGGCGGCCTACGCCGAGATCGGTCGTGAGGTGAACCTCGGGTCGCCCAAGCAGCTGCAGGAGGTGCTCTTCGAGCAGCTCGGCATGCCCAAGACCCGCTCCACCAAGACCGGCTACACGACCGACGCGAGTGCCCTGGCCGACCTGCAGGAGTCCAATCCGCACCCGTTCCTCGGCTACCTCCTCGAGCACCGCGACGTGACGAAGCTGCGCCAGATCGTCGAGTCGCTCGACAAGTCGATCGCCGCCGACGGCCGCATCCACACGTCCTACGGGCAGGTCGGTGCGGCCACGGGGCGCATGTCGTCGAACGACCCGAACCTGCAGAACATCCCCATCCGCACCGAGGACGGCCGCCGGATCCGCAAGGCGTTCCGTCACGGACCCGAGTACACCGAGCTGCTGACGGCCGACTACTCGCAGATCGAGATGCGGATCATGGCCCACCTCTCGGGCGACCCCGGCCTCATCGAGGCGTTCAACGCCGGCGAAGACCTGCACCGCTTCGTCGGCGCACGGGTGTTCTCCGTCGAGCCGTCCGACGTGACGTCGCTCATGCGCACGAAGGTCAAGGCGATGTCATATGGCCTCGCCTACGGGCTGAGCGCGTTCGGACTGTCGAAGCAGCTGCGCATCGACCGGGCCGAGGCCCAGCAGCTCATGCGCGAGTACTTCGAGCGTTTCGGGTCCGTGCGCGACTACCTGAGGGGCGTCGTCGAGCAGGCGAAGGTCGACGGGTACACCGAGACCATCTTCGGGCGCCGGCGGCCGTTCCCCGACCTGTCGAGCCCCAATCGCGTGCTCCGCGAGAACGCCGAACGCGCTGCGCTGAACTCCCCGATCCAGGGCTCGGCCGCCGACATCATGAAGATCGCGATGACGAGCGTCGAGGCCGACATCGCTTCGAAGGGCCTCGAGAGCCGCATGCTCATGACGGTGCACGACGAGCTGATCTTCGAGGTCGCCGACGGCGAGTCCGACGTGCTGGAGCAGGTCGTCCGCGACCGAATGGCCAATGCCGCCGAGTTGCTCGTGCCGCTCGACGTGCAGATCGGTCGCGGCTCGAACTGGGACGACGCCGCACACTGA
- a CDS encoding alpha/beta hydrolase, with protein sequence MSISKDSGRTTRRAPRRPSTTLAERWTTIDGIDVFYRESPVPPPGAPAMMHVHGFGLSGRYLLPTAERLADDFHTLVPDLPGFGRSGKAADALDVPDLAHAAARFLDDRGIERVTLVGNSMGCPVICEFAYHYPERLERAVLVSPAGGIFNQPLRRAMGQISRDGTREPPQLMRVVTPDYLRFGVPSTVRMFKALTQYPSLERMLAMHIPTLAVLGDRDPLMPGPERVQEVASQTDNHVLIVKIEGAAHAINFSHSGELAHMIRLFMADKPIVDDPDSPGHARLYEIHRGTQHPPARED encoded by the coding sequence ATGTCGATCAGCAAGGACTCCGGGCGCACCACGCGGCGCGCCCCCAGGCGGCCGTCGACGACGCTCGCCGAGCGGTGGACCACCATCGACGGCATCGATGTCTTCTACCGGGAGTCGCCCGTGCCGCCGCCGGGCGCGCCGGCGATGATGCACGTGCACGGGTTCGGGTTGTCTGGGCGGTACCTGCTTCCCACGGCTGAGCGGCTGGCGGACGACTTCCACACCCTCGTGCCCGACCTGCCCGGGTTCGGTCGCAGCGGCAAGGCGGCGGACGCCCTCGACGTGCCCGACCTCGCGCACGCGGCGGCGCGGTTCCTCGACGACCGTGGCATCGAACGCGTGACCCTCGTCGGCAACTCCATGGGCTGCCCGGTGATCTGCGAGTTCGCGTACCACTATCCCGAGCGCCTCGAGCGGGCGGTGCTCGTGTCGCCGGCCGGCGGCATCTTCAACCAGCCCCTGCGCCGGGCGATGGGCCAGATCAGCCGCGACGGCACGCGCGAGCCGCCGCAGCTCATGCGGGTGGTGACCCCCGACTACCTGCGATTCGGCGTGCCGAGCACCGTGCGCATGTTCAAGGCGCTCACGCAGTACCCGTCGCTCGAGCGCATGCTGGCGATGCACATCCCCACGCTCGCGGTGCTCGGCGACCGCGATCCGCTCATGCCCGGCCCCGAGCGCGTGCAGGAGGTGGCGAGCCAGACCGACAACCACGTGCTCATCGTGAAGATCGAGGGGGCGGCGCACGCCATCAACTTCAGCCACTCGGGCGAGCTGGCGCACATGATCCGGCTCTTCATGGCCGACAAGCCGATCGTCGACGACCCGGATTCGCCCGGTCACGCGCGCCTCTACGAGATCCACCGCGGCACGCAGCATCCGCCCGCTCGCGAGGACTGA
- the pyk gene encoding pyruvate kinase has product MRRAKIVATLGPATSSYEQIRAIVDAGIDVARMNLSHGSYDVHEGVYQNVRKAANDSGRAVAVLVDLQGPKIRLGKFANGPHELAEGDIFKITTEDVVGTKELVGTTFKGLPQDVKPGDFLLIDDGKVRVEVVETDGTVVTTRVIVAGPVSNNKGINLPGVAVNVPALSEKDEADLRWGLELGADLIALSFVRNASDIDRVHEIMAEVGRRVPVIAKIEKPQAVDALEEITEAFDAIMVARGDLGVELPLEAVPIVQKRAVEIARRLAKPVIVATQMLESMIHSPVPTRAETSDVANAVLDGADAVMLSGETSVGEYPVITVKTMARIVESTEEHGLDRILPLGTKPRTQAGAITLAAVEVADFVEAKYLCVFTETGESVRRMSRIRSVIPIIAFTPDPAIRRRMALNWGVESYVVDRVTHTDQMVGQVDVVLAKTGKAVNGEKVVIISGSPPGIPGTTNDVRVHVVGEVL; this is encoded by the coding sequence ATGAGACGAGCGAAGATCGTCGCCACCCTCGGGCCGGCGACATCGAGCTATGAGCAGATCCGGGCGATCGTCGATGCGGGCATCGACGTGGCACGGATGAACCTCAGCCACGGCAGCTACGACGTCCACGAGGGCGTCTACCAGAACGTGCGGAAGGCGGCGAACGACTCGGGTCGCGCCGTCGCGGTGCTCGTCGACCTGCAGGGCCCGAAGATCCGGCTCGGCAAGTTCGCGAACGGCCCGCACGAGCTCGCCGAGGGCGACATCTTCAAGATCACGACCGAAGACGTCGTGGGCACGAAGGAGCTCGTCGGCACGACGTTCAAGGGACTTCCCCAGGACGTCAAGCCCGGTGACTTCCTCCTCATCGACGACGGCAAGGTGCGCGTCGAGGTCGTCGAGACCGACGGCACCGTCGTGACCACCCGTGTCATCGTGGCCGGACCGGTGTCGAACAACAAGGGCATCAACCTGCCCGGCGTCGCCGTGAACGTGCCGGCGCTGTCCGAGAAGGACGAGGCAGACCTGCGCTGGGGCCTCGAACTCGGCGCCGACCTCATCGCGCTCTCCTTCGTGCGGAACGCGAGCGACATCGATCGCGTGCACGAGATCATGGCCGAGGTCGGCCGGCGGGTGCCGGTGATCGCGAAGATCGAGAAGCCGCAGGCCGTCGACGCGCTCGAGGAGATCACCGAGGCGTTCGACGCGATCATGGTCGCGCGCGGCGACCTCGGCGTCGAGCTGCCCCTCGAGGCCGTGCCGATCGTGCAGAAGCGCGCGGTCGAGATCGCCCGCCGCCTGGCGAAGCCGGTCATCGTGGCGACGCAGATGCTCGAGTCGATGATCCACAGCCCGGTGCCGACGCGCGCCGAGACCTCCGACGTCGCCAACGCGGTGCTCGACGGCGCCGACGCGGTCATGCTCTCGGGCGAGACCAGCGTGGGGGAGTACCCCGTCATCACGGTGAAGACCATGGCGCGCATCGTCGAGTCCACCGAGGAGCACGGGCTGGACCGCATCCTGCCGCTCGGCACCAAGCCCCGAACGCAGGCCGGCGCGATCACCCTCGCAGCGGTCGAGGTCGCCGACTTCGTCGAGGCGAAGTACCTGTGCGTGTTCACCGAGACCGGTGAGTCGGTTCGCCGGATGTCGCGCATCCGTTCAGTCATCCCGATCATCGCCTTCACGCCCGATCCCGCGATCCGGCGGCGGATGGCGCTGAACTGGGGCGTCGAGTCCTACGTGGTGGACCGCGTCACCCACACCGACCAGATGGTCGGCCAGGTCGACGTCGTGCTCGCCAAGACCGGGAAGGCTGTGAACGGCGAGAAGGTCGTCATCATCTCCGGTTCCCCTCCCGGCATCCCCGGCACCACCAACGACGTGCGCGTGCACGTCGTCGGCGAGGTGCTCTAG